The proteins below are encoded in one region of Bosea sp. BIWAKO-01:
- a CDS encoding ABC transporter substrate-binding protein, translating into MKLLAALVSATFLTIASLPAMAQAPNTLRVGLQEDPDVLDPHKARTFVGRIVFMGLCDRLLDITPDLKLVPRLATEWSFSPDGLTLTMKLRSDAKFHDGEPFNAEAAKANLERARTLPDSLRKSELASVDSVEAVDATTLVLKLKRPDATLLAQLTDRAGMMLAPKSLSGDVGAKPICSGPYKFVERVQNDRIVLEKFKEHWEAANYQFDRVLYRSIPDTTVRLANLRAGELDMLERLAPTDVPGARGDKSLKIASTSNLGYQGITINTSNGEAASQPMGKDKRVRQALSLAIDRKVLSQVVFEGLYEPMIQPFNPGNPYLSADFPVPARDVAKAKALLKAAGAEKVSAELFVTNNPVDAQLGQVIQAMAQEAGIDIQIKSSEFASQLRDQQQGKFQMSRIGWSGRIDPDGNIHQFVTTKGNQNDGRYSNPEVDKLLDQARTAYDVAERKKLYDAAQAILQDELPIVYLYNQTVFFALRSSIDGFVINPDGMIRLAGLKKK; encoded by the coding sequence ATGAAGCTCCTTGCCGCGCTGGTTTCAGCGACCTTCCTGACGATAGCGAGCCTGCCAGCCATGGCGCAGGCGCCGAACACGCTGCGTGTCGGCCTGCAGGAAGACCCCGACGTGCTCGATCCCCACAAGGCGCGCACCTTCGTCGGTCGCATCGTCTTCATGGGGCTGTGCGACCGGCTGCTCGACATCACACCGGACCTCAAGCTCGTCCCGCGGCTGGCGACCGAATGGTCATTCTCCCCTGACGGGCTGACGCTGACCATGAAGCTGCGCAGCGATGCGAAGTTCCATGACGGCGAGCCCTTCAATGCCGAAGCCGCGAAGGCCAATCTGGAGCGGGCGCGGACGCTGCCGGACTCCCTGCGGAAATCGGAACTCGCCTCGGTCGACAGTGTCGAGGCCGTCGATGCCACCACGCTCGTGCTGAAGCTCAAGCGCCCCGACGCGACCCTGCTTGCCCAATTGACCGACCGCGCCGGCATGATGCTGGCTCCCAAGAGCCTCAGCGGCGATGTCGGCGCCAAGCCGATCTGCTCCGGCCCCTACAAGTTCGTCGAGCGCGTCCAGAACGATCGCATCGTGCTGGAGAAGTTCAAGGAGCATTGGGAGGCCGCGAACTACCAGTTCGACCGGGTGCTCTATCGTTCGATCCCCGACACCACCGTGCGTCTCGCCAATCTGCGGGCCGGCGAACTCGACATGCTCGAGCGCCTTGCGCCGACGGACGTGCCTGGAGCCCGGGGCGACAAGTCGCTCAAGATCGCGAGCACATCCAATCTCGGCTACCAGGGCATCACCATCAACACGTCCAATGGCGAGGCGGCGAGCCAGCCGATGGGCAAGGACAAGCGCGTCCGCCAGGCCCTGTCGCTCGCGATCGACCGCAAGGTCCTGAGCCAGGTCGTGTTCGAAGGGCTGTACGAGCCGATGATCCAGCCCTTCAATCCCGGCAACCCCTATCTCAGCGCCGATTTCCCGGTGCCGGCGCGCGACGTCGCCAAGGCGAAGGCGCTGCTCAAGGCAGCCGGTGCTGAAAAGGTCTCGGCCGAGCTCTTCGTCACCAACAACCCCGTCGACGCTCAGCTTGGCCAGGTCATTCAGGCGATGGCCCAGGAAGCCGGCATCGACATCCAGATTAAATCGAGCGAGTTCGCGAGCCAGCTGCGCGACCAGCAGCAGGGCAAGTTCCAGATGAGCCGCATCGGCTGGTCCGGCCGCATCGACCCGGATGGCAATATCCACCAGTTCGTGACGACGAAGGGCAACCAGAACGACGGGCGCTACAGCAATCCGGAGGTCGACAAGCTGCTCGACCAGGCCCGCACCGCCTACGACGTGGCCGAGCGCAAGAAGCTCTACGACGCGGCGCAGGCAATCCTGCAGGACGAGTTGCCGATCGTCTATCTCTACAACCAGACAGTGTTCTTCGCGCTGCGCTCCAGCATCGATGGCTTCGTGATCAATCCCGACGGCATGATCCGCCTCGCCGGGTTGAAGAAGAAGTGA
- a CDS encoding ABC transporter permease, producing MLTLIGRRVLIAIPTLFLVSLFVFALQRALPGDPFLVIAGEERDPEVIARLREIYRMDDPIVVQFFAWLGQVVQGDFGRSLRTGEPVLGLILQKLPVTIQLATASILVAVAIGVPAGIIAARNKGTALDYSASALALSGLSIPNFWLGIMLILLVSVELKLLPASGYEPIFTNPIGAIERLIMPAFVLGGGLAAFLMRHTRAAMLEVLQSDYVRTARAKGLDEDAVVNRHALRNALIPIITLSTLLFGELLAGAVLTEQVFTIPGFGKLIIDAVFNRDYGVVQGVVLCTAIGFILMNLLADLLYILVNPRLRDGQ from the coding sequence ATGCTGACCCTGATCGGCCGCCGCGTCCTGATCGCGATCCCGACACTCTTTCTGGTGTCCCTGTTCGTCTTCGCCCTGCAGCGAGCCTTGCCCGGCGATCCGTTCCTCGTCATCGCCGGCGAGGAACGTGATCCGGAGGTGATCGCCCGGCTGCGCGAAATCTACCGGATGGACGATCCGATCGTCGTCCAGTTCTTCGCCTGGCTCGGCCAGGTCGTGCAGGGCGATTTCGGTCGCTCGCTGCGAACCGGCGAGCCGGTGCTCGGGCTGATCCTGCAAAAGCTGCCTGTCACCATCCAGCTCGCCACGGCCTCGATCCTCGTCGCCGTCGCGATCGGCGTCCCGGCAGGCATCATCGCCGCCCGCAACAAGGGGACTGCCCTCGACTATTCCGCCAGTGCGCTCGCGTTGTCGGGGCTCTCGATCCCGAATTTCTGGCTCGGCATCATGCTGATCCTGCTCGTCTCGGTGGAGCTCAAGCTGCTGCCGGCGTCAGGATATGAGCCGATTTTCACCAACCCGATCGGCGCGATCGAGCGGCTGATCATGCCCGCCTTTGTGCTCGGCGGCGGGCTCGCTGCCTTCCTGATGCGCCATACGCGTGCTGCGATGCTGGAGGTCCTGCAGTCAGACTATGTCCGCACCGCGCGCGCCAAGGGGCTCGACGAGGACGCGGTCGTCAACCGCCATGCCCTGCGCAATGCGCTGATCCCGATCATCACCCTGTCGACGCTGCTCTTCGGTGAGCTGTTGGCCGGAGCTGTGCTGACCGAACAGGTCTTCACGATTCCCGGCTTCGGCAAGCTGATTATCGACGCCGTGTTCAATCGCGACTATGGCGTGGTGCAAGGCGTCGTCCTGTGCACCGCCATCGGCTTCATCCTGATGAACCTGCTCGCCGATCTGCTCTATATCCTCGTCAACCCGCGCCTGAGGGACGGCCAATGA